One Pelagicoccus enzymogenes DNA window includes the following coding sequences:
- a CDS encoding glycoside hydrolase family 5 protein — translation MDIPRYPRREFIKKSALGLAAAGLAPRAISSQPSPQAMKPMHQSLPKWKGFNFLDFFVPNPAEARIHTSEESFKWMRDWGFDFVRIPMAYPYFLDIDYSKDITPEEVYKFSEKKVAEVDAIIEKAHNYGLHVSLNLHRAPGYCINAGFHEPYNLWSDQDALDAFCHHWAMWSKRYSGLPKELISFDLLNEPSLREDMNDQHGKREAVPGATYHRVAKAAVESIRQHAPEHLIVADGNNGGHIAVPELADLDIAQSCRGYVPFNISHHKAPWVYKDPESLPPPKWPDGPEANRESLKKFYQPWFDLQDQGVGVHCGECGCYNKTPHEVFLAWFGDVLEVLAERNIGFGLWEMHGSFGILDSGRSDVDYEDWYGHKLDRKLLELLQRV, via the coding sequence ATGGATATCCCACGCTACCCAAGAAGAGAGTTTATTAAAAAGTCAGCCCTCGGCCTCGCCGCAGCCGGCCTTGCTCCACGAGCAATCTCCTCCCAGCCTTCACCCCAAGCCATGAAACCAATGCACCAATCCCTTCCCAAATGGAAGGGATTCAACTTCCTAGACTTTTTCGTGCCCAACCCTGCGGAGGCGCGGATCCACACCTCAGAGGAGAGCTTCAAGTGGATGCGCGACTGGGGCTTCGACTTCGTACGCATCCCCATGGCGTATCCATATTTCCTCGACATCGACTACAGCAAGGACATCACCCCCGAGGAAGTTTACAAATTCTCGGAAAAGAAAGTCGCTGAGGTCGACGCCATCATCGAAAAGGCCCACAACTACGGCCTGCACGTAAGCCTAAACCTCCACCGAGCCCCGGGCTACTGCATCAACGCCGGCTTCCACGAGCCCTACAACCTCTGGTCCGACCAAGACGCCTTGGACGCCTTTTGCCATCACTGGGCCATGTGGAGCAAGCGCTACAGCGGCTTGCCGAAAGAGCTCATCAGCTTCGACTTGCTAAACGAGCCTTCCTTGCGTGAGGACATGAACGACCAACACGGCAAGCGGGAAGCCGTTCCGGGCGCGACCTACCACCGCGTGGCCAAAGCCGCCGTGGAAAGCATCCGCCAGCACGCTCCCGAGCACCTCATCGTCGCCGACGGCAACAACGGCGGACACATCGCCGTGCCGGAGCTAGCGGATCTCGATATCGCTCAGAGCTGCCGTGGCTACGTGCCTTTCAACATCTCCCATCACAAGGCGCCATGGGTCTACAAGGACCCCGAAAGCCTGCCGCCCCCCAAATGGCCCGACGGACCAGAAGCCAATCGCGAATCCCTCAAAAAGTTCTACCAACCTTGGTTCGACTTGCAGGACCAGGGAGTAGGCGTCCATTGCGGCGAATGCGGTTGCTACAACAAGACTCCACACGAGGTCTTTCTCGCCTGGTTCGGCGACGTGCTGGAGGTGCTGGCCGAACGAAACATCGGCTTCGGACTCTGGGAAATGCATGGCAGCTTCGGCATCCTTGACTCGGGTCGAAGCGACGTGGACTACGAGGACTGGTACGGGCACAAGCTCGACCGCAAGCTCCTGGAGCTCCTGCAACGCGTGTAA
- a CDS encoding arylsulfatase has translation MSFLKNLLTVFALSCLCFGSSLWAEERPNIVFVLVDDMGYSDLGCYGGEIQTPNIDRLAERGVRFSQMYNTAKCFPSRACLLTGIYAQQSGMDKKHGEMKNAVTLGEVLREAGYRTLASGKHHGTENLYDRGFDHYYGLRDGCCNFWNPGERRPGEPEPGRKRARHWCIDEQTFYPYTPEDPDFYATDAFTDRALEWLEEPETQQKPFFLYLAYTAPHYPLHAWPEDIAKYKGVYDEGYHVIQRRRYQRQVEMGLVDPETTPFTQEPKPGAWETLSRDERAKEAQRMEIYAAMLDRVDQNIGRLVDKLQAHGRLENTIIMFASDNGGCAEGTGAVVFSEDPNDAGTLASYDTVGENWAIVQNTPFRFYKNYSHEGGICTPFIVSWPDGIKEKGAMNDQVSHFIDIMPTLVEIGETTYPKSYYGEKIVPMQGVSLLPAFSGGKVARPEPLFWQWKQGGAVRLGDLKAVKWGPQWELYDLSKDRNETENLAASHAEELSGLVARWEQWMASFDPEE, from the coding sequence ATGTCCTTCCTCAAAAATCTGCTGACTGTATTTGCCCTTTCATGCCTTTGCTTTGGCTCCAGCCTTTGGGCGGAGGAGAGGCCTAACATCGTTTTCGTCTTGGTCGACGACATGGGGTACTCGGACCTCGGCTGCTACGGAGGCGAGATTCAAACGCCCAACATCGATCGGCTGGCCGAGCGAGGCGTTCGTTTCTCCCAAATGTACAACACGGCGAAGTGCTTTCCATCGCGGGCTTGCTTGCTGACGGGAATTTACGCGCAGCAGAGCGGCATGGACAAGAAGCACGGTGAGATGAAGAACGCGGTCACGCTGGGCGAGGTCCTGCGTGAGGCCGGGTACCGTACGCTCGCCTCGGGCAAGCATCATGGAACGGAGAATCTTTACGACCGCGGTTTCGACCATTACTACGGCTTGCGAGACGGATGCTGCAATTTCTGGAATCCGGGCGAGCGGCGACCCGGCGAACCTGAGCCCGGTCGCAAGCGGGCCCGTCACTGGTGCATCGACGAGCAAACGTTCTATCCTTACACGCCGGAGGATCCTGACTTTTACGCGACCGATGCCTTTACGGATCGCGCCTTGGAGTGGTTGGAGGAACCGGAAACGCAGCAGAAGCCCTTCTTTCTCTACCTCGCTTACACGGCGCCTCACTACCCGCTGCATGCTTGGCCGGAGGATATCGCGAAGTACAAGGGCGTTTACGACGAGGGCTATCACGTCATCCAGCGGCGCCGTTACCAGCGGCAAGTGGAGATGGGCTTGGTCGATCCCGAGACGACGCCTTTCACCCAAGAGCCCAAGCCCGGGGCTTGGGAAACTCTGAGCCGTGACGAAAGAGCGAAGGAGGCGCAGCGCATGGAGATTTATGCGGCGATGCTGGATCGCGTGGACCAGAACATCGGGCGCTTGGTGGACAAGTTGCAGGCTCACGGACGGTTGGAAAACACCATCATCATGTTTGCGTCTGACAACGGCGGCTGCGCGGAGGGAACCGGAGCGGTCGTCTTTTCGGAGGATCCCAATGATGCCGGCACACTCGCCAGCTACGATACGGTAGGCGAGAATTGGGCGATCGTGCAGAACACCCCGTTTCGATTTTATAAGAACTACAGCCACGAAGGCGGGATCTGCACGCCTTTCATCGTTTCATGGCCTGACGGGATTAAGGAGAAGGGCGCGATGAACGACCAGGTTTCCCATTTCATAGACATTATGCCGACGCTCGTCGAAATAGGAGAGACGACGTATCCGAAAAGTTATTACGGAGAGAAAATCGTACCAATGCAGGGTGTCAGTTTGTTGCCGGCTTTCAGCGGCGGTAAGGTCGCGCGCCCTGAACCGCTTTTCTGGCAATGGAAGCAAGGAGGAGCGGTGCGGCTAGGAGACTTGAAAGCTGTTAAGTGGGGGCCTCAGTGGGAACTCTACGACCTGTCTAAGGATCGCAACGAAACGGAGAATCTAGCCGCGAGCCATGCCGAGGAACTGAGCGGTTTGGTCGCTCGCTGGGAGCAGTGGATGGCGAGTTTCGATCCGGAAGAGTGA
- the arfB gene encoding alternative ribosome rescue aminoacyl-tRNA hydrolase ArfB: MLRVSARVGIPLQEIEIKAVRSQGSGGQHVNKVSTAIQLFFDIRASSLPEAVKARLLERKDHRINEDGLVVIKSQESRSQEANKEAALARLKELVAGALVVPKKRRPSKPTRAAKERRLKGKAIRGRTKSLRGRPSSSD; encoded by the coding sequence ATGCTGCGTGTTTCGGCCAGAGTAGGGATCCCATTGCAGGAGATTGAGATAAAGGCGGTGCGTTCGCAGGGGTCCGGCGGCCAGCACGTGAACAAGGTTTCCACGGCGATCCAGCTTTTCTTCGATATCCGGGCCTCGTCCCTGCCGGAAGCCGTCAAAGCCCGCCTGCTGGAGCGAAAGGACCATCGGATCAACGAGGACGGCTTGGTAGTGATCAAGTCGCAGGAGTCGCGCTCGCAGGAGGCGAACAAGGAGGCGGCTTTGGCCCGCTTGAAGGAATTGGTGGCGGGAGCTCTGGTGGTCCCCAAGAAGCGGCGTCCCTCCAAGCCGACGCGGGCTGCCAAGGAGCGTCGCCTGAAGGGGAAAGCTATCCGCGGCAGGACCAAGAGCTTACGCGGCCGCCCCAGCTCCTCCGATTAA
- a CDS encoding RNA polymerase sigma factor, translating to MKSNIESSPVQAASELIRQGRNYAYGFTRNSHDAEDLAQQAWLKLVQKYGEVTDRRLLYRAIRNLFIDGVRRSKIVQFDSLEDRDFAIGREQSFGANTDIDSLLSVLSDNERTYLRMNVVEGYTASEIAERTGVPRGTILSHTHRARKKLHKHFESEFNDTAEQEAELAVAV from the coding sequence ATGAAATCCAATATTGAGTCCTCCCCCGTCCAAGCCGCATCGGAGCTGATCCGCCAAGGCCGCAACTACGCCTACGGCTTTACGCGCAACAGCCACGACGCCGAGGACCTCGCCCAGCAAGCCTGGCTCAAGCTCGTGCAGAAGTACGGCGAAGTCACCGACCGCCGCCTGCTCTACCGGGCGATCCGCAACCTTTTCATCGACGGCGTACGCCGCTCCAAGATCGTGCAATTCGACTCGCTCGAGGACCGCGACTTCGCCATTGGACGCGAGCAAAGCTTCGGCGCCAACACCGACATCGACTCCCTGCTCAGCGTGCTCAGCGACAACGAACGCACCTATCTCAGGATGAACGTAGTCGAAGGCTACACCGCTTCCGAAATCGCGGAGCGCACTGGCGTGCCGCGCGGAACCATCCTCAGCCACACGCATCGGGCTCGCAAGAAGCTGCACAAGCACTTCGAGTCCGAGTTCAACGACACGGCCGAGCAAGAAGCCGAATTGGCAGTAGCGGTTTAA
- a CDS encoding TlpA family protein disulfide reductase produces the protein MKKALPSLLLVVALVGFAYWQNKPRPANDADLFVGKPGPAFEVAEWISEPPQREGKYLLIDFWATWCGPCIRAIPHMNELHATYQDRLTVVGVSRESRQKVESMKSPRMEYYSAIDPQDRMADFFQIRSIPQVALMDPNGIVLYKGHPAYLTEEKLEELLSAN, from the coding sequence GTGAAAAAAGCCCTCCCCTCCCTCTTGCTCGTCGTCGCCCTCGTCGGCTTTGCCTACTGGCAAAACAAGCCCCGCCCCGCCAACGACGCCGACCTGTTCGTCGGCAAGCCGGGCCCAGCTTTCGAGGTTGCGGAATGGATTTCCGAGCCCCCCCAACGAGAAGGCAAGTACTTGCTCATCGACTTTTGGGCCACTTGGTGCGGGCCCTGTATCCGAGCGATCCCTCACATGAACGAGCTGCACGCCACCTATCAGGACCGGCTCACCGTCGTAGGCGTCTCCCGCGAGTCGCGCCAAAAGGTGGAGTCCATGAAATCGCCTCGCATGGAATACTACAGCGCCATCGACCCTCAGGACCGCATGGCCGACTTCTTCCAGATCCGCAGCATCCCTCAAGTCGCCCTCATGGATCCCAACGGCATCGTGCTGTACAAAGGGCACCCCGCCTACCTCACCGAGGAAAAGCTCGAGGAATTGCTCTCCGCCAACTAG
- a CDS encoding redoxin domain-containing protein translates to MKTKRLLLSVISAASMLGLQTLMADPMLPDNPAYEETLRAKLEEAGLPVDEEKFQKLVSDLKSKNVDLEKIRFRGPSAAPSETDFIGKPGPEFHVKEWISEKPEMEGKFLLIDFWATWCGPCIQSIPHVNDLHASFKEEVTLVGLSRESRAKVESMSSPKMDYYSAIDPEGRMSSFFQIRGIPHMVLMSPEGTVLWKGHPARLSASALQELISQHKEA, encoded by the coding sequence ATGAAAACGAAACGCCTGCTGTTAAGCGTGATATCCGCCGCATCCATGCTCGGCCTCCAAACCCTAATGGCCGATCCGATGCTGCCCGACAACCCAGCCTACGAAGAGACCCTTCGAGCCAAGCTGGAAGAAGCCGGACTCCCGGTCGACGAAGAGAAATTCCAAAAACTAGTATCCGACCTCAAGAGCAAGAACGTGGACTTGGAAAAAATCCGGTTTCGCGGCCCGTCCGCCGCGCCCAGCGAGACCGACTTCATCGGCAAGCCCGGACCCGAATTCCACGTAAAGGAATGGATCTCCGAAAAGCCGGAAATGGAAGGCAAGTTCCTGCTCATCGACTTCTGGGCCACCTGGTGCGGCCCCTGTATCCAAAGCATCCCGCACGTCAACGATCTGCACGCCTCCTTCAAGGAAGAGGTCACCTTGGTTGGCCTCTCCCGAGAATCCCGCGCCAAGGTCGAATCCATGTCGTCTCCAAAAATGGACTACTACAGCGCCATCGATCCCGAGGGCCGCATGTCCAGCTTCTTCCAAATTCGCGGCATCCCCCACATGGTTCTCATGAGCCCCGAAGGCACCGTGCTCTGGAAAGGACACCCCGCGCGACTCAGCGCCAGCGCCCTGCAGGAATTGATCTCCCAACACAAGGAAGCCTAG
- a CDS encoding TetR/AcrR family transcriptional regulator — protein sequence MTEKTNRKNQIIEVASKLFFEQGYHVTGIKQIIEAADIAKGTFYCHFKSKEELGLEWLRRGSEKWIACRNAYLEQFGDEPARKLVALFDYQAKGAAACSYRGCAMLNMLAESPDLGCPMRQAIRGYKKDFLAFIRSLVDQHLPNASDADREQRAGAIYLLSEGATVAAQSFCKTGPIEIAKKQVEKILAE from the coding sequence ATGACCGAAAAGACCAACAGAAAGAACCAAATCATCGAGGTCGCCTCCAAGCTCTTCTTCGAGCAAGGCTACCACGTGACTGGCATCAAGCAGATCATCGAAGCTGCTGACATCGCCAAAGGGACTTTCTATTGCCATTTTAAGTCGAAGGAAGAGCTCGGCCTGGAATGGCTGCGCCGCGGCAGCGAAAAGTGGATCGCCTGCCGCAACGCCTACCTCGAGCAATTCGGCGACGAGCCGGCCCGCAAACTGGTCGCGCTTTTCGACTACCAGGCCAAAGGGGCCGCTGCCTGCAGCTACCGCGGATGCGCCATGCTCAACATGCTTGCCGAATCTCCGGACCTCGGCTGCCCCATGCGACAAGCCATCCGCGGCTACAAGAAAGACTTCCTGGCCTTCATACGCAGCCTCGTCGACCAGCATCTACCGAACGCCTCCGACGCCGACCGCGAGCAACGCGCCGGAGCCATCTACCTGCTTTCCGAGGGAGCCACCGTCGCGGCCCAGAGCTTTTGCAAGACCGGCCCCATCGAGATCGCCAAGAAGCAGGTGGAAAAGATTCTTGCGGAATAG
- a CDS encoding ABC-F family ATP-binding cassette domain-containing protein, whose product MAAISPTPLAMIALQNITLQYGERYLYKEINATITSHDRIGLVGSNGAGKSTLLKVLCGLEEFDSGKVDKANYVTFGYLPQDGIEMHSKTLFEETETAFADILGLKAKIEEAEARLDEMDTSSEEFYETLELIGSWEHRLEDLDVGKLPSRIESVLLGLGFSTKDMKRKTEEFSGGWQMRIALAKLILAQPSLLLLDEPTNHLDVTSQHWLETYLKSYEGSLLMISHDRGFLDEICNRTFELSLGNLYTYSGNYSVYERQSAERKELQLKAFKSQQKEIAQAEQFINRFKAKASKARQAQSRIKQLDKIERIVIEKEEDWVSFSFAPPPHSSQTVIKLDKLSKAYGEHQVIKDADLRIERGDRIAVVGVNGAGKTTIAKIIAGVEPFQSGERELGGATQLSYFAQHQADELDPNLTVLETMEEVSAGKNGTSIRGILGTFLFRGDDVFKKVKVLSGGERNRLALAKMLAQPANFLILDEPTNHLDMRSQDALQKALKEYTGAYLIVTHNRSFIDPIATKVLEVRKDGLTLFPGNVSDYLNHLDQLEAATAQ is encoded by the coding sequence GTGGCCGCCATTTCGCCAACGCCGCTCGCCATGATCGCTCTGCAAAACATCACCCTCCAGTACGGAGAACGCTATCTCTACAAGGAGATCAACGCCACCATAACCTCCCACGACCGCATCGGCTTGGTAGGCAGCAACGGCGCCGGCAAGAGCACCCTGCTCAAAGTCCTCTGCGGTCTGGAGGAATTCGACAGCGGCAAGGTAGACAAGGCCAACTACGTCACCTTCGGCTACCTCCCCCAGGACGGCATCGAGATGCACAGCAAAACCCTTTTCGAGGAAACCGAGACCGCCTTCGCCGACATCCTCGGCCTCAAGGCCAAGATCGAGGAAGCGGAAGCCCGTCTCGACGAAATGGATACATCTTCCGAAGAATTCTACGAAACCCTCGAGCTCATCGGCAGCTGGGAGCACCGCCTTGAAGACCTCGACGTCGGCAAGCTGCCCTCCCGCATCGAGTCCGTCCTGCTCGGCCTCGGCTTCTCCACCAAGGACATGAAGCGCAAGACCGAGGAATTCTCCGGCGGCTGGCAGATGCGCATCGCCCTCGCCAAGCTCATCCTCGCCCAACCTTCGCTGCTGCTGCTCGACGAACCGACCAACCACTTGGACGTCACCTCCCAGCACTGGCTGGAAACCTACCTCAAGTCCTACGAGGGCTCGCTGCTCATGATCTCGCACGACCGCGGCTTCCTCGACGAGATTTGCAACCGCACCTTCGAGCTCTCCCTCGGCAACCTCTATACCTACAGCGGAAACTACAGCGTCTACGAACGCCAAAGCGCCGAGCGCAAGGAGCTCCAGCTCAAGGCCTTCAAGAGCCAGCAAAAGGAAATCGCCCAAGCCGAGCAGTTCATCAACCGCTTCAAGGCCAAGGCCTCCAAAGCCCGCCAAGCCCAGTCCCGCATCAAGCAGCTCGACAAGATCGAACGCATCGTCATCGAAAAGGAAGAAGACTGGGTCTCCTTCTCCTTCGCCCCGCCGCCTCACTCCAGCCAAACCGTCATCAAGCTGGACAAGCTCAGCAAGGCCTACGGCGAACACCAAGTCATCAAAGACGCCGACCTGCGCATCGAGCGCGGCGACCGCATCGCAGTCGTTGGCGTCAACGGCGCCGGCAAGACCACCATCGCCAAGATCATCGCCGGCGTGGAGCCTTTCCAGTCCGGCGAACGCGAGCTCGGCGGGGCCACCCAGCTCTCCTACTTCGCCCAGCATCAGGCCGACGAGCTCGACCCCAACCTCACCGTGCTGGAAACCATGGAGGAAGTCTCCGCCGGCAAAAACGGCACCTCCATCCGCGGCATCCTCGGCACCTTCCTCTTCCGCGGCGACGACGTCTTCAAGAAGGTAAAAGTCCTCTCCGGCGGCGAACGCAACCGCCTCGCCTTGGCCAAGATGCTGGCCCAGCCCGCCAACTTCCTCATCCTCGACGAGCCGACCAACCACTTGGACATGCGCTCCCAGGACGCCCTGCAAAAGGCCCTCAAGGAATACACCGGCGCCTACCTCATCGTCACCCACAACCGCTCCTTCATTGACCCCATCGCCACCAAGGTCCTCGAAGTGCGCAAAGACGGGCTCACCCTCTTCCCCGGCAACGTCAGCGACTACCTCAACCACCTCGACCAGCTCGAAGCCGCCACAGCACAGTAA
- a CDS encoding DUF6691 family protein gives MKRNLYAFLAGAVFAFGLALSGMSQPSKVRGFLDFFGEWDMTLLFVLGPAVGIYVLGTRLADKLSPKRFVCDSEPERMDTRFFVGCVLFGIGWGMVGICPGPSIVILGQGTLPVFLFFGFLLVGIFSADRLLERFSGGK, from the coding sequence ATGAAACGAAATCTTTATGCGTTTTTAGCCGGGGCGGTTTTTGCGTTCGGATTGGCTCTCTCGGGAATGTCCCAGCCTTCGAAGGTGAGAGGGTTTCTCGACTTCTTTGGGGAGTGGGACATGACCTTGCTTTTCGTGCTTGGCCCTGCCGTCGGTATCTACGTATTGGGTACGCGACTTGCCGATAAGTTATCTCCCAAGCGCTTCGTTTGCGACTCGGAACCTGAGCGGATGGATACGCGATTCTTCGTCGGCTGCGTTCTGTTCGGGATCGGTTGGGGCATGGTTGGAATCTGCCCTGGCCCCTCGATCGTGATCTTAGGGCAAGGGACGCTTCCTGTCTTTCTCTTCTTCGGCTTCCTGCTGGTTGGCATCTTTTCGGCCGACAGGTTGCTGGAGCGCTTTAGCGGCGGAAAGTGA
- a CDS encoding lipid A deacylase LpxR family protein: MTKNAVRLMKRYFLRGTVFLQAALFASTLQASREIDSFTLRLENDAPGGTDSRYTAGTEFEFAYKPWSKTDDNARFHNTLALGQLIFTPDDLDAINVVEDDRPYAGWSYLRYGQHRSTADSTHSWQLTLGLVGPSSFAEDIQRAVHELIDDRMPLGWHNQLSDEFGYALERSRNKTRYTWQFGNERSLQFSENTRVSLGNIDSSLSQGFQIRLGKRQLGGPSPDRLGSPARYVDSRAKYRHLPQELRPKRFYWILGGKSSYVAQNLFLDGNRNGKSHSVTRNPWVHEAEAGFAYSKPGFKLSFLMVYRSEEFREQVGGQSFGSLSFTFRR; encoded by the coding sequence ATGACTAAGAACGCAGTCAGGCTGATGAAGCGGTATTTCCTGCGCGGAACCGTCTTCCTGCAAGCGGCCCTGTTCGCATCGACGCTCCAAGCGAGCCGAGAGATCGACTCCTTCACCCTGCGCTTGGAGAACGACGCTCCGGGCGGAACCGACTCCCGCTACACCGCCGGCACCGAATTCGAATTCGCCTACAAGCCGTGGAGCAAAACGGACGACAATGCCCGCTTTCACAACACCCTCGCCTTGGGACAGCTCATTTTCACCCCCGACGACCTTGACGCGATCAACGTGGTGGAAGATGACCGTCCCTACGCAGGCTGGAGCTACCTTCGCTACGGGCAGCATCGCAGCACAGCGGACTCAACGCACTCTTGGCAGCTTACCTTGGGTCTCGTAGGTCCGAGCTCCTTCGCCGAGGACATTCAACGCGCCGTACACGAACTCATAGACGACCGTATGCCGCTTGGCTGGCACAACCAGCTGTCGGACGAATTTGGATACGCCCTAGAGCGCAGTCGCAACAAGACGCGATACACCTGGCAGTTCGGCAACGAACGGAGCCTGCAGTTCTCCGAAAACACTCGGGTCTCCCTCGGTAACATCGACAGCAGCCTCAGCCAAGGCTTCCAAATCCGCCTCGGCAAACGTCAGCTCGGCGGGCCTTCGCCCGATCGGCTTGGTTCGCCCGCTCGATATGTCGACAGCAGAGCGAAGTACCGGCATCTTCCCCAAGAACTGCGACCGAAGCGGTTCTACTGGATCCTCGGCGGAAAATCCAGCTACGTCGCGCAGAACCTTTTTCTCGACGGAAACCGTAACGGAAAGAGCCATAGCGTCACCCGCAACCCATGGGTACACGAAGCCGAAGCCGGATTCGCGTATTCGAAACCTGGATTCAAGCTATCCTTCCTGATGGTCTATCGTAGCGAAGAGTTTCGCGAGCAGGTCGGCGGGCAGAGCTTCGGATCGCTCTCCTTCACTTTCCGCCGCTAA
- the ppk2 gene encoding polyphosphate kinase 2: protein MKYTPEYEAELKDLQRELVLLQQHVVQNDKRLLIIFEGRDAAGKGGAIRHFTRHLNPRAMRVIALPKPTEKEVGQWFFQRYFLGLPNPGEIIFFDRSWYNRAVVEPVMGFCTPEQYEEFMGQVNNIEKMLIDDGIQIIKFWFSINRTAQQNRFEARKSDILKQWKLSTVDALAQEKWDDFTYYKEKMFERTHTLSSPWVIVNGNDKPRARLESIRYVLSQTEYAGKGKTSTRLHPNSKVVRPYDQEYLVAKRESDKL, encoded by the coding sequence ATGAAGTACACGCCCGAATACGAAGCCGAACTCAAAGACCTGCAACGCGAGCTCGTCCTCCTGCAGCAGCACGTCGTGCAAAACGACAAGCGGCTCCTGATCATCTTCGAGGGACGAGACGCCGCCGGAAAAGGCGGCGCCATCCGACACTTCACCCGCCACCTCAACCCGCGGGCCATGAGGGTCATCGCCTTGCCCAAACCAACCGAAAAGGAAGTCGGGCAATGGTTCTTCCAACGCTACTTCCTCGGCCTGCCCAATCCCGGCGAAATCATTTTTTTCGACCGTAGCTGGTACAACCGAGCCGTGGTCGAACCCGTGATGGGCTTTTGCACTCCCGAACAATACGAGGAATTCATGGGCCAAGTGAACAACATCGAGAAGATGCTCATCGACGACGGCATCCAAATCATAAAGTTCTGGTTCTCCATCAACCGCACCGCCCAACAGAACCGCTTCGAGGCTCGCAAGTCTGATATCCTGAAGCAGTGGAAGCTCAGCACAGTCGACGCCCTCGCTCAGGAAAAGTGGGACGACTTTACGTACTACAAGGAAAAGATGTTCGAGCGCACCCATACGCTCAGCTCCCCATGGGTCATCGTAAACGGAAACGACAAGCCTCGTGCCCGTCTCGAATCCATTCGCTACGTGCTTTCCCAAACAGAGTACGCAGGCAAAGGGAAAACCAGCACCCGCCTCCACCCCAACAGCAAGGTCGTCCGTCCCTACGACCAGGAATACCTCGTAGCCAAGCGAGAGTCGGACAAGCTCTAA
- a CDS encoding YeeE/YedE family protein has translation MDQYLSALMGGILLGAAAFFLRLALGFPLGISGFLSKALSFKLEVAGWRLSFLAGMLATAVALAVFNPASISEPLSADLWLIAVAALLVGGGARIAGGCTSGHSLCGMGSLDLDSVVATLIFIASGALTVFFMEGFFA, from the coding sequence ATGGACCAATACCTTAGCGCTCTGATGGGCGGAATTTTGCTAGGCGCGGCAGCTTTCTTCCTGAGGCTCGCTCTCGGCTTCCCTCTGGGGATTTCGGGTTTTCTTAGCAAAGCGTTGAGCTTCAAGCTTGAGGTGGCAGGCTGGCGTCTCAGTTTTTTGGCTGGCATGCTTGCAACGGCGGTCGCCTTGGCCGTGTTCAATCCGGCAAGTATCTCCGAGCCTTTGAGCGCGGACCTTTGGCTGATCGCGGTTGCGGCGTTGCTCGTTGGCGGTGGCGCGAGAATCGCGGGCGGCTGTACCAGCGGTCACAGTTTGTGCGGAATGGGTAGCCTTGATTTGGACTCGGTCGTGGCGACCTTGATCTTCATCGCCTCCGGCGCTCTGACGGTCTTTTTCATGGAAGGGTTCTTTGCATGA